The genomic window TCGATCACAAACCattatgttaaatttttatgtttttgttttatcaaaCCCAAATATAAGTATATGTTCCTCCCTTTTAAAGGaaataatttgaattcttaGGTGAAGCAGAGTATAAGAAGACACTCAAGAATCTTTTTCAAAGCCCGACAGAAGTCATGGAAgtgttcaaacttcaaagtgTTCATCTTTAACAAAGATGCCCCACAAGAATCAATCTATTAAACTTACTTACTTTGTGGGTTACTTACTTGTACAAGTTTATCtatttaaattaagaaaatgaataTTATGACTAAAGAAAATTTATGTTCACTTTGAAaaatgaaggaggaggaaaaaTGTGTGATCATTTATGGAGGTACAAATGCGACATGGATCGAACAATTCACCGAGTCTGCTAGTAAAGTAGCAAATGATACCAGTATTAAGCAGACAAATACTAGAATTGAGTTGGTCTCCTTGGGGAATGATAAGTCAAATGTGGTAAGCAAATTTTGGAACAAGGTAGAGAGTTTGTTTGTGAGCAAGATGCATGATAAAACAAACACTATAACACAACATGTTGAGAAATTGCTTTCTTACAAGAATGAGGAAGGGTGGGCCATTATAACCAAAGGGTCTGTTGTGGCTTAATTATGTTGGCCATGGGAAAACAGTTTTGATGACAGTGAAAGAGTCTGGAAAATGGATAGGCGAGGTGAGCAAGAAGGGATTTGAAGATTCATTTAAAGAACATCATAATAAGGTTGCTAAAACCGTTCGTATTTGCTCTCACCTTGAGATTCATAATGTTGCTGGAAAAATTCCTGATTTTATCGAGTGTCCAGATTGTAATCGCACAATGGAAGTGTTTATTACCTATAAGTGTTGCCACATTAGCTATATATAGCATTGGTGAGCTATGCACTATGTTCAATTAttgtattttcatatttatgtaTGGTCCTTTCATTTGAGTGTGAGATCAAAATTCAGTTTATCTACCTACCCTTATGGGATGCAATGCAGCCATGAGTCATGCATTATTGTTGATCACAGTATGATAACAAATGCAACTAGAATAAGGCTATTTGTCAACTTTGTTTCATTTTGTATCGGTGTTATGATTTATGAATAAATGGTATTTTAAGATTTCACTTTTTTGAGATTTTTAGTTCTGCTTCAAGCTTAAAGCACTATCATAATTTCTTCTGCaactaaaaaatgtaaattatgtTTATGGCACTCACAACTTTCTAGACCAGAAAATTGCAACCTATCAAGCACAAACATCAGACACACGATATAGAGATTGACACATAGACATCAATAATAATTAAGTGAAATGTCAAATACcccttaaattttataattcatCAAATACACccttaaatttgaaaattgtcaAATACAGTACACCCTTGAATTTGTGAGACGCCTATTGAATACCTCATGCTCTGTTTACTCCATCTATTGTGATGACGTGACAATTAAATACATATGTGACAACTGCCAATGTGGCGCCACATCACATGAGCTATTTGATCAGTATACACGTCGCAAGGGATAATTGACTAAAATTTACAAGACTCACAATaatgtcttaattttttatttgttttatgattaaacttataatattttttacggTAAGTTTgattaaatacaataaaaagtttgatattttttaatatattgatgGATTCCCGCGAGAATTGTAAAGATATGCGAGAATGGGAGTGAGGAAAGAATAATCTCCAAAATAGAGGATAAGGATGTGAAATATTTTAGATAGTGAAAAAgggaataaaaaattatcaccCTAAGATGTCATactaggctctgtttggtaacacaaataagctagcttatagcttattatatgagcttataagcttgtttcaaaaaattagaggtgtttggtaacaagctttttgtactagcttatagctttttttcagatgctatttcaagtagcatttgagcttatagcttatagctttttacactttattctatttttaccctttaatttaataactactcactctaaaaaataaactacccactatcaattatgtaattttatatttaataaccactttaaaagctaattttaccaaacattttaatttcaataagctagcttttcagctatcagctataagctagcttttcagctatcagctagcttatcagctatcagctagcttatagcttatttttaccaaacagaccctagttactatatatatgttgacACTTTGACCAATACACCAATAGAAATTTGTTATGATGAGTCTAATTTTTATCGTGAGAGATGAGAGAGGGATACATATTAATTAACCatataatcaaaattaattgttgTTAAATATCCTGCATTTTCGACATAATGCATTTAATGAAAGAATGTGTGATATATGAATCCTCCAAATGGTTTCAAGAATATTGAGTATTTTGCAAATTCAAAGTTGAGAAGGCAAGAGAGAAGACATTATCTGATGAGTTTGATCATTGTGGAAATGTTACTATATAGTTGTCGAAAAGTCATTCGACACAACAAACATAGGTCGAAAGCAGCATCTATGTTTCGTAGGATATTCTCATTTTTCCCCTGTGTGCTTCAATAGGCTTTGTGAACGTAGAATGTTTTCAAAGATTCTAGGGTCATTCGACTCGACAGTATGTATACGCATTGGCCAACGCTGCAAGATATTTATTCAAAATCAAGGACGCATAGCAAAACACGTGTCGAAGCTATAGTTTAGGACGTTAAGAGcagacttgtaaggtgaggattgcatcttctttataaacacttagtcagactaTATCGCAACctatgtgagacttcttaacacaccccctcgcgcCAAGTGCTCTGGGCTTGAGGCGCAGATATGAAAGGTGGAGGGCTCGATCAGAAACATGATTGCAGGCGACCCGACGAAGTGGCCCAGCGAATCGTGGATAGGCTataataccatcttagaattgagagttggacctaactcaaccctacaaaactggcttgtaaggtgaggattgtctcttcTTTATAAACATTTAGTTAGACcatatcgcaaccgatgtgaaacttcttaatatatatatatatatatatatatatatgtgatttatGTGTTCGAAATCAGGATCACAAATTCACATACATAAAATCCTTAAAGTATTGAACATATTCGTGCTAAAGAGAGAAACGAATACCAAAGGCCAATACATGAAACTGTGTATCTTTATTTCTTGCCAATACATGATTGATTGCATGCGATTGTTATAGTTTAGGTAGTTCCGATGATCCAACCTCACTCGTTTACCATTTGAATTCCAAACGTTTTCTTAGAAACCAATTACTCAAACAAACCCCCAAAAATGTGTTTTAATTTAATATGTTCATAGACACAATCACTTTGATTGATCAACGCAATCCCTGAggatcaatatatttttattactcaATTAACGAAGTTTGTACACTTGCAAAGAGTCAATCATTAACTTTCTTTTAACTTTACATTTCAAATCCTTTTTCTTTTAGTTCTTATTTAGACTTCGTCGAAGAAACAACTCTTATACTTTAAgatttttcaatcaaattcataagCAATGATGAATATTCATACTTTTCTGCAATTAACACATAAATATGTTAtaggatttactagttgattcgtcacatatttaaatttaaactaacgcttgtttaaaaaaaaacaatggtaAACAAATTGAAACGAACTCTTTTTGTGTGTTATTCTCTTTTAGAAAATCTTTGTTCTTTTCAATTTGTTACAAATTTGCATGTGTTGGTGTTTCTACAATAAGTTATTTACATGCAATTAAGAAGTGGTAGAATATTTCTAGAAATGGATAGACCACCTTCTAATAGAAAAGCATAGATCAGATAAAATATGACAGTGAGAGAAACGTGGcaattaaaacattttttaaaatgtagaAAAGTTGGTTGGCTAAGGTCCactcatattatattatattttgtttttttgttttttaataatcaaCCACTATACACTCATACTTATATCATGTACTAACAGACAATTTTATCTTGTTTCTCTATTCAATTTTGTAACTGTGAATCTCTAACAAGATGGAGCAAGAACAAggtattaatttttaattcttcATTCACATTACATAAAATAATCATATGTTCAATTTTGTTCATGAATTAATCAAGCATATCTTAGGTTTGTAATTATACTGTTTAATTTTTCAGATACAGGTAAAACCAGCTTCCACCTCACACATGCTCTATTGATTGCCGCCGCTACCCTCTCGCATTACCGGCGACAAGTGTCAAAGGTTGTAGTAGATGACAAACTCATTCCCAGAATTGAGAGAACAGAATCTGGTCGTTTGGAAAAGATAGAAAAATTCTCCCATTATGTTGGTATGTATGttctttcattttataatttaagCAGATTTAGATCTCTAAAATTagtaaagtataaaatgaaaaaattaagaGTTTTGTAACAATTTTATGATTTGTTAGGATGcaccaataatatttttttttaatttattaattaacggTTAATATTAcggtatttattttatattttaaagtgAAATGCTTGTTTTAGAGGAGTAAGACAAGTGTATATTCCTTTTGCAACAGATACATTCTTTCAGACAAAAAGAGTCAAATACGCACAAATAAATATctttaaaaaaacacaaatattgtTTACAACACAAACACAGTTGTTAATTGTTATGCTAAGTTGTTAActgcttatttattttttttatttttcaccgaatctggtttggggtcagttctggcattaaATGGTTCCAGACTcctcctgatcgcagttgtggggatcgaaccaCGATCCttcctatcaagttcagcgccaatcaccactgaactaaATGCTTATTTAGATTCGTCAAACTTACAATGCGTTAACTTTAACGAAATTATCACATCTGATTTTGTTCAACTTCATTCAGGGCCACAAATTTTTGGCTTCTAAATTCTCGTATTAAAAAGTAATGGTTTTggtaatattaaaaaaaaaatttgttaaaaaaaatttagatttaaGAGTTAAATTTAATAGTCCCGTGCTTACATCAGTTTGTagagacattacattatatatacacAGGGGGCCAGAGTAAGGTTTTAAATTGAGGTTGCGGTCGCGAATGCGGTTGCGATTGCATGTTGCGGCCATTTTGGTCGCTGCGACGCAGTTTGCGGCAGTTGCGGTGTGAAATAATTTTCTATCCGCATAAACACCGAATAAAAactataattattgtaatttattatatatcttttattttatagttCTCTCTAACACAATGGCAAATTAACCACACTCATTGCAGAAACCAAACACAACATAGACACCTAGGCCAAAACAACATGAGTGAAATTTCAGTGATTAAGTgtgtttcatcttcttcttttcttcaaaTGTTCATCAAGATTCTAATTTTCTACCTGTTGCGGTCCATTGCGTTGCAGAAAACGTTGTTGCATTGCAGTTTCGTTGCGGCAACGCGTGTGATTTAagttcacaccgcaattgcggtttGATGCGATTGTGCTGCCGTTCGCatccgcaatttaaaaccttgggtCGAAGTTCGAATTCCGGTCATCCCATTTATCCACCTTAagagtggaatttctagccactcgattacttaataaaaaagaatctgaggttttaaatgtataaaaaaaagtaactttgaGGCTTCTgcaaaaaagagtaattttgaGACtggattttaaaaaaacataacatgctcaaaaaattatataaatcaaCAACATTTTGTATTTATAAATACAAACCTAGGTTCATTAACTAAGTacaaaattttatcatttaactcaaactcttattattatttttttggactTCATCATTTAACTCAAACTtttgaaaatcaacaaaattacgAACTTTTGTCCAGTAGCCTATTAGTTAGAAATGTCACCTTTAAGATGAATAACTGGGGTGTCCAAGGTTCGAACTTCCAtccttacatatataatgcaatgttcctaCCAATCGAGTTAAGCTCATAGGAACTTTTGCTCttcctttttattaaaaatgaaattgattagtgcatatttacatatattctttaaaagaaaaaactaaataaacaaTGCTATAATGACAAATTTCTTAGATCGTATTGGGGTAGTATAGCTAAACATGGTAATCAGGTTTTACTTTCTCTTGAATTTTCTTCTGTCTTTTATTAGTAGAATGGGTAATTGGGACTGGTTTTCTGAGCCTCCCTCTTCTATTGTAAACCAAGTCATTTTGTATTTGGGCTTTTGTGTTGGcttataaattttctttttccttaaaaaaacaaaattgaaggaaaaaaaaaaagattttttggCCAAATAGTACTAGAATTTAACCTTTAAGATGAGTAAGTCGGGAGTCTGTGGTTCAAATCTCAGCCACCCCTTGCATATGCTGGAAAATCAGAAAGATAAGTTATGCAGCTTAAATGCTGAACATTTgattaaattcataattttacATTGGCTTGTGGTGTATGTTTTGCAGCTAGGCAAATAGGATTTGAAGATGCAAGTGAGGTCCCAAAGTTATGCCTGCTGGCCCAAGAATATCTACAAAAATCCAAAGGGTGTGACCAAAGCATCTTTGAATATCTTGCCAATGAGAAGGACTCTGAATCTCTATATGTGAAATTGGTTGACGAGTTTGAGAAATGCATTCTCAGTTATCTTGCATTTCACTGGAAACAAGCTCCATTTGTTATTAGTCAGGTTCATTCTttattcattaaatttttttatgttctagttaatatttttatttgctaTTGAGTAATGAGTAAACCACCAAATTGATCCCTGACTTTGTAGCATGCTCTCAAATATGACCCAAActttatgaatattttcaaaaaggTCGCTAACTCTgtcaaattttattcatattagtCCTTCTGAAAGTATGTTAAGAACTAAATTGTCATTATCGTTGAGTATCTCTTTCCTTGGGAAAAATTATAGCTAATGAATGTTGACGAGTCTGAGCACAAAACAAAGCTGAAGGAATTTCTATTGGCAGCTACAaggtaactaactaactaactatttaatttataaaaatttatttcttttttatgattCATTCAAATAATTCAGGTTCAAAACTTTTATATTAGAGTTAGACACTAGAAGGGGGTGACACTATGTAAATGTGGTATATATTCACAGGAAACAAAGGTTTGAAAGAGTAACCAAGAATCTGAAGGTGACAAGGGTGTTCTCCACTTTGGTAGAAGAGTTTAAAATTATCAATGGCGGTTTCTTACAATCTAAAGAAGTCATGATTCCCATGGACATCAATAAGAGGAGTCCAGTGCTGTTGTTCATGGGTGGTGGCGCTGGAGCTGGAAAGAGTACAGTTCTTAAAGACATTCTTCAAGAGTAATTATCATTCGTCCTAATTCTACTCCCGCACATCTATCATTCTTTCCTTTTATACGGTAGAAATTTCTTGTTTGTGTCCTAAATAGGATCCATCGTATATGCGCAAGTCTCACAAATAGGATTATTAAAAGAATAATGCATGCCTAGTTTGTAGTACATTGCAGATGTAGCAACATTGTAATGATTTTTCATTGCTTTGGCAGATCATTTTGGTTAGCAGCATCTTCAAAAGCAGTGGTTGTTGATTCAGATGCTTTTAAGATGACAGATGTGATATATAAAGCCCTTAACTCTAGGGGTCACCATGATGACATGCTTCCAACTGCTGAATTGGTATGCATCTATTCTGTGTCAACCACATCGTGTGATGTTTATTACTATTATCGTTGTATGCTCTAAACTTGTCAAGATAAAAACAGGTTCATCAATCTTCGACCGATGCTGCATCATCTGTACTAGTGGCGGCTCTAAATGAAGGGAAAGATGTGATCTTGGATGGTACCTTCTCATGGGAACCTTTTGTGGAGCAGACTATTGAAATGGCAAGAAATGTTCACAAATATAAGTATAGAATGGGTGTAGGGTATAAAGTAAATCAGGATGGATCAATTGATGAAAACTACTGGGAGCGAGTAAATGAGGAAGCGGAAAACTCTAATGGGGAAGAAAACACTCGAAAGCCTTACAAACTTGAGCTAGTTGGTGTGGTTTGTGATGGTTATCTTGCAGTTATCAGAGGCATTAGGTACATATCCTCGTGGACTCAAAACTATCCAGTTGATATTTTAGGTTtgttgaataactaatgtatctggtctatattttAGACCAAACAcctcaattatttaattaatctaaaaaatgattgaatttatttaaattataagggACTTCATTGCTACTTCACAAATTGcctattgaatttttttttggctgtGATTTAATTAACATTTCCTATTGAAATTTTACAGGAGAGCTATTATGACAGGAAGAGCAGTGAGGGTGAATTCACAGTTGAAATCTCACAAAAGATTTGCTAATGCATTTCCCAAATATTGCAAACTTGTTGATAAAGCAAGATTGTTTAGCACAAATGGTGTTGGGATTCCACCAAAGGTAAAACAATAACATTTTCCCTTTTTTGTGATTAATTGTACACTTTatcactagttttttttttttttttgacaaaactttATCACTagttttaaaaagttaaaagagGGTAATTTggttttcattaaaaaaaacagcTTATTGCGTGGAAGGATGGTGATCATAATCTACTAGTGGATCCTGAAAACATCAAAAGCTTGCAAAATGTAACAAGTTTGAATTCTGAAGCTGATTCCATCAGTGAACTTTACCAGGAACCTAGCCCAATAATGGAATCTGGTTCTGTTTGGAATGATTTTGTTCTGTCACCTTCAAGACCAAGTGTTCAGGAAGAGCTAAGGGAATCCATTCACAAAATAGAGAAATCTTTCAAAAAATTGTGACCAATATAGAGAACCAATTGTTGCTATGTTATGAAATGtgatgttataaaaaaattactgttATGATGAAGACAAATATGAACTGATGGATTGAGACATATATATAAGATACTATTAATAGAGAGTGGCTTCGTGGTTTTGCAAAGTTTTTGGAGAATTGTAGTGTCTTTGTTGCGGAGTTGTGGGGAGTGTTTGAAGGTTTGAAGCTTGTTAGAAGGTTGAGCTTTACAAAGGTAGAGTTGAACGTGGATCTATTGTGGTTGTTCAGGTGCTGAAAGATAGGAAGAAGGGAAGTGCTCTTTGTAGATCCTTAGTTGGGAGAATTTGTCTATTAATGGATTTAGAGTGGGAAGTAGTGGTGCATCGTGCTTATCGTGAATACTAATATCTTGTTTATATTATATCCTATCATTATTTTGCTTTATATTCCGTCTTGTCTCTATTATATCGTGTGCGCCAAACATGACCGTCAATAGCCGCTAACGAACTCGTTGCTTCTCCTATAATAACAATAATCAGTTGAAACCACGTCTTAACTCCCAAAAATATCTCTTAGACATGTGTATCCCAACTAGTAGAGCATTTGGTAAAATCTGAATCAAACCAAACTTTTAATCAGTACTGAAACCGAAATGTTAGGAAAAAGGCTACCAAAAACCGAACcgaaataaattcaattttgaaagAGAACCGAAAGCATGATCTGACAATCAACACGTTTTTATACCGTTTGCTTTCAAC from Trifolium pratense cultivar HEN17-A07 linkage group LG1, ARS_RC_1.1, whole genome shotgun sequence includes these protein-coding regions:
- the LOC123902426 gene encoding calmodulin calcium-dependent NAD kinase-like; translated protein: MEQEQDTGKTSFHLTHALLIAAATLSHYRRQVSKVVVDDKLIPRIERTESGRLEKIEKFSHYVARQIGFEDASEVPKLCLLAQEYLQKSKGCDQSIFEYLANEKDSESLYVKLVDEFEKCILSYLAFHWKQAPFVISQLMNVDESEHKTKLKEFLLAATRKQRFERVTKNLKVTRVFSTLVEEFKIINGGFLQSKEVMIPMDINKRSPVLLFMGGGAGAGKSTVLKDILQESFWLAASSKAVVVDSDAFKMTDVIYKALNSRGHHDDMLPTAELVHQSSTDAASSVLVAALNEGKDVILDGTFSWEPFVEQTIEMARNVHKYKYRMGVGYKVNQDGSIDENYWERVNEEAENSNGEENTRKPYKLELVGVVCDGYLAVIRGIRRAIMTGRAVRVNSQLKSHKRFANAFPKYCKLVDKARLFSTNGVGIPPKLIAWKDGDHNLLVDPENIKSLQNVTSLNSEADSISELYQEPSPIMESGSVWNDFVLSPSRPSVQEELRESIHKIEKSFKKL